Proteins encoded by one window of Clostridium perfringens:
- a CDS encoding HNH endonuclease signature motif containing protein gives MPIYTICGKCGDKIKVGTKCERCTKETYRQYKHYRKDKKEQQFYANNQWKTLSEIIKRRYLGMCLCCWDKGIIEMCTTTHHIVELKEDWNRRLDKDNLIPLCTRCHQKIHNEYKNNKAIEQARLRDILKKYKETYKL, from the coding sequence ATGCCTATATATACAATATGTGGTAAATGTGGAGATAAAATAAAGGTAGGAACTAAGTGTGAACGGTGTACTAAGGAAACCTATAGACAGTATAAGCATTATAGAAAAGATAAGAAAGAACAACAGTTCTATGCTAACAATCAATGGAAAACATTATCAGAGATTATTAAGAGAAGATATTTAGGCATGTGCTTATGTTGTTGGGACAAAGGTATTATAGAAATGTGTACTACTACACATCATATTGTAGAGTTAAAAGAAGATTGGAATAGAAGGTTAGACAAAGATAACTTAATACCATTATGCACTAGATGTCATCAGAAGATACATAATGAATATAAGAATAATAAGGCTATAGAACAAGCTAGGTTAAGAGATATATTAAAAAAATATAAGGAGACATATAAATTATAA
- a CDS encoding GNAT family N-acetyltransferase → MELVLTKLNQSLEHLRLVGDFECSDESIENFLKNDAHNYDCSGEGNTYILIDEKDNKIVAYYTLKCNGIQVKDYNLHKVLPALEIARLGVDINYEKLGLGSKMLAMAVKVAIHLKEEHVGVKYIHLFSVPDSVDFYMKKNKAGLKFHEYPKGYSFLKEENSQEGCKALYVTLNECEDLYKKELSK, encoded by the coding sequence ATGGAATTAGTTTTAACTAAGCTAAATCAATCATTAGAGCATTTAAGATTAGTAGGAGATTTTGAGTGTTCAGATGAGAGTATAGAAAATTTTTTGAAGAATGATGCTCATAATTATGATTGTTCTGGTGAAGGAAATACTTATATATTAATAGATGAAAAAGACAATAAAATAGTTGCATATTACACTTTGAAATGTAATGGAATCCAAGTTAAAGATTATAATTTACATAAAGTTTTACCAGCATTAGAAATAGCAAGATTAGGTGTAGATATTAATTATGAAAAACTTGGTTTGGGATCAAAAATGTTAGCGATGGCTGTTAAAGTTGCAATTCATTTAAAGGAAGAACATGTTGGTGTGAAATATATCCATTTGTTTTCAGTTCCAGATTCTGTAGACTTTTATATGAAGAAAAATAAGGCTGGATTAAAATTTCATGAATATCCAAAAGGATATAGTTTCTTGAAAGAGGAGAATTCTCAGGAGGGATGTAAAGCATTATATGTTACTTTAAATGAATGTGAAGACTTATACAAAAAAGAACTTAGCAAATAA
- a CDS encoding HK97 family phage prohead protease codes for MEKQQKEIRKIIASDLITRTLEDTEEKVISGYINKFNTRSQYLGFFEEVLPGAFDKTLADGHNIYAMYNHNSDMILGSTKSGSLKLNTDEVGLHFELKINSNISYANDLYELVSNGDIDGCSFGFYVLDDEWTYTEDKVDLRKVKEVELIEVTITPFPAYLDSEASCRSFELHNKEVEKAKELRDLEKEIELLEIEAELL; via the coding sequence ATGGAAAAACAACAGAAGGAAATTAGAAAAATTATCGCTAGTGATTTAATTACTAGAACATTAGAAGACACAGAAGAAAAAGTAATAAGTGGATACATAAATAAGTTTAATACTCGTAGTCAGTATTTAGGATTTTTTGAAGAAGTCTTACCAGGTGCTTTTGATAAAACTTTAGCTGATGGTCATAATATATATGCTATGTACAATCATAATTCTGATATGATTTTAGGTTCTACAAAGAGTGGTTCTCTAAAATTAAATACAGATGAAGTAGGACTACATTTTGAATTAAAAATAAATTCTAATATATCTTATGCGAACGATCTATATGAATTAGTTAGCAATGGAGATATAGATGGTTGTAGCTTTGGATTTTATGTATTAGATGATGAATGGACTTATACAGAAGATAAAGTGGACTTAAGAAAAGTTAAGGAAGTAGAGTTAATAGAAGTTACTATTACTCCATTCCCAGCTTATTTAGACAGTGAAGCTAGTTGTAGAAGCTTTGAATTACATAATAAAGAAGTTGAAAAGGCTAAAGAATTAAGAGATTTAGAAAAAGAAATTGAATTATTAGAAATTGAAGCAGAACTACTATAA
- a CDS encoding phage portal protein, with protein sequence MFLDKIAEKRSESNNTYDFASFLRGENIDTKNALNNSTYIKSINILADTIAKLPILLKKTTENGEIEATEQDLYTLLRLRSNKEMSAFDVIKSLILTYKHYGIAGLYIIRDNKGVPTALYPVQINSIIIDNLGLIKSIKQNKIVVDFSCGNSTGSCFLEDIIILKDNSFDGVNGKSVRNYAKDSINTNLQAQKYQKDLFENGLTSKAVVQTVTDIKDGGQLGQVQEKFNNLYKSNNRVFLVPAGFNISPLNLSLVDSQFAELKVDGKKEIANIIGVPYKLIDNGVLTEEENISFLTNTISPIITQLEQELNYKLLTNLQIKQGYKIRFNVNVMLRVNPKVQQEILCNYIKNGVYTTNDVREILGFNKIEGADILTYPSGQVTLENIISGEASWLKGGEKNGKTTEGN encoded by the coding sequence ATGTTTTTGGATAAAATAGCTGAAAAAAGAAGTGAAAGCAACAATACTTATGATTTTGCTAGTTTTTTAAGGGGAGAAAATATAGATACTAAAAATGCACTAAACAATAGTACATATATAAAATCTATAAATATATTAGCAGATACTATAGCTAAATTGCCTATTTTATTAAAGAAAACAACAGAAAATGGAGAAATAGAAGCTACAGAGCAAGATTTATATACTCTATTAAGACTTAGGTCAAATAAAGAGATGAGTGCATTTGATGTTATTAAATCTTTAATTCTTACTTATAAGCATTACGGCATAGCTGGATTATATATAATTAGAGACAATAAAGGTGTTCCCACAGCGTTATACCCCGTACAGATAAATTCTATAATTATAGATAATTTAGGATTAATCAAATCTATAAAACAAAATAAAATTGTAGTAGATTTTTCATGTGGTAATTCTACTGGTAGTTGCTTTTTAGAAGATATTATTATTCTAAAAGATAATTCATTTGATGGTGTAAATGGTAAATCTGTAAGAAATTATGCTAAAGATAGTATTAATACTAATTTACAAGCACAAAAGTATCAGAAAGACTTATTTGAGAATGGGTTAACAAGTAAAGCAGTAGTACAAACTGTAACAGATATAAAAGATGGAGGACAACTAGGACAAGTACAAGAAAAGTTTAATAATCTTTATAAAAGTAATAATAGAGTTTTCTTAGTACCAGCCGGATTTAATATTAGTCCTTTAAATTTATCTTTGGTAGATAGTCAGTTTGCAGAACTAAAAGTAGATGGTAAGAAGGAAATAGCTAATATTATAGGTGTTCCTTATAAACTTATAGATAATGGAGTGTTAACAGAAGAAGAAAATATATCTTTTTTAACTAATACTATAAGCCCAATAATTACACAATTAGAGCAAGAACTAAATTATAAGTTATTAACTAATTTACAGATTAAACAAGGCTATAAGATAAGATTTAATGTTAATGTTATGCTTAGAGTTAATCCAAAAGTACAGCAAGAAATCTTATGTAATTATATTAAGAATGGTGTCTATACAACAAATGATGTTAGAGAAATTTTAGGATTTAACAAGATAGAAGGAGCAGATATTTTAACATATCCAAGTGGACAAGTTACTTTAGAAAATATTATTTCTGGAGAAGCTAGTTGGCTGAAGGGAGGTGAGAAGAATGGAAAAACAACAGAAGGAAATTAG
- a CDS encoding RNA dependent RNA polymerase: protein MKKLQQYKVSYVRNGEKVKEISLSQNVILEALSIYNNIRYKNGEYIEDIIKVIFKDGEQLENLKNEITYNEEKYIPLLTSPSMQKHEEKIGKKTYKMEYLFIKESKAEFRDILENILSLGKSKQWEGKNIPIVKDVTARLGLAISGTNKINYTPKFIVLQDREYTYKQDNYVAFTNGLDKVEPITPESHPEAYKHTMFDGAGLMSPKMAEIIQEQLGLNYNVDFAIIRGYNGLAIKGLCLKFDFMQYIADNYKEDIEGHFEKREDGYYVRDFWGDMQCINNVDLILTESQCKWAKNFSSMTEYLIARESFDNKYKTITNSLYITKTNKDPKKLKTHALTNYQLLNNLAITYKELIELAQPTIDYYKKLIDFDLDSIRLFLGDIAKDIIIDDDGIVNNSELSASFKAHRMLQTIGDSALKIKPVRTTIINMIKKKIRLLKGGKFYIEGGYKIIAPCPVTFCNMLMLGHRGDNGLAEKEFYIPTWASEKVTISRNPIACYQEIQKTILTDKLDKWCKDYTSEIIFFNQKDNTHMLMSGADEDGDGCLVSKSDILYNAVITSEKIFVNLSDGIENPKHIYSRKQRWENEVLSSGNLIGKIANSTVIINSIAQTNYYYKNDHKYSYFKLRDIWGENKLGKEKWEELNEIWSKHDRKAKKEEWIKLQKEFREIKKEFNKALEKSLKKGTLVEQVSFDLNKQKELITEGFFDKSIASYQCIQLSMQAIDAPKTLRFPGEEDLSYIEKWENIDKPYFMKFNKDDIYKVMNYNSSLDKFAKYVGKELKYDIDKINDDFTEEEIEGSKEDFSTDTVISKKSSIKSNKTLLFEEIDKAVDMTGLGKLNGRLMELISNYNKKSSNGKSGKDNKLQWNYCNPFFIRNFLNISEDFTDLECLDLFKLYSIKEYREAIKNIEYNDILRMLKIDKSIIKVNFLFDIAWDTIDKVLTENYKTKAYAYIEDINGEIDWMFKKYSKIDTRFKDNNLIDKDRIAAEKRLGGLHKIGFKKTEEGFENSIETYTRLIFTREGFKLGENKLGGFYEIPDLEDGQEVEVVEYKLNKKSVHIVYKLI from the coding sequence ATGAAGAAATTACAACAATACAAAGTTAGTTACGTTAGAAATGGAGAAAAGGTAAAGGAAATAAGTCTTAGTCAGAACGTTATTTTAGAAGCACTGAGTATTTATAATAATATAAGATATAAGAACGGAGAATATATAGAAGATATAATAAAGGTTATTTTTAAAGATGGAGAACAATTAGAAAATCTTAAGAATGAAATTACATATAATGAAGAAAAATATATACCACTCTTAACAAGTCCTTCTATGCAAAAACATGAAGAAAAGATCGGTAAGAAAACATACAAAATGGAATATTTATTTATTAAAGAATCTAAAGCAGAATTTAGAGATATATTAGAAAACATATTAAGCTTAGGTAAATCTAAACAATGGGAAGGAAAAAATATTCCTATAGTTAAAGATGTTACGGCTAGACTAGGTTTAGCAATATCAGGTACAAATAAGATTAATTACACACCTAAATTTATAGTATTACAAGACAGAGAATATACATATAAACAAGATAATTATGTAGCCTTTACAAATGGATTAGATAAAGTAGAACCTATTACTCCAGAAAGTCATCCAGAAGCTTATAAACATACTATGTTCGATGGTGCTGGTCTTATGTCTCCTAAAATGGCAGAAATAATACAGGAGCAATTAGGATTAAATTATAACGTAGACTTTGCTATTATCAGGGGATATAACGGATTAGCTATCAAGGGATTATGTCTTAAATTCGACTTTATGCAATACATAGCCGATAACTATAAAGAAGATATAGAAGGACATTTTGAGAAGAGAGAAGATGGATATTATGTTAGAGATTTTTGGGGAGATATGCAATGTATAAATAATGTAGACTTAATTCTTACAGAAAGTCAATGTAAATGGGCAAAGAATTTTTCTAGCATGACAGAATACTTAATAGCAAGAGAAAGTTTCGATAATAAATATAAAACAATTACTAATAGTTTATATATCACAAAAACTAATAAAGATCCTAAAAAATTAAAAACACACGCCTTAACTAATTATCAATTACTTAACAATTTAGCAATAACTTATAAAGAACTAATAGAATTAGCACAACCAACAATAGATTATTATAAAAAGCTTATAGACTTCGATTTAGATAGTATAAGACTTTTTCTAGGAGATATAGCTAAAGACATCATAATAGATGATGACGGTATTGTTAACAACTCAGAATTATCAGCTTCTTTTAAAGCTCATAGAATGCTACAAACAATAGGAGATAGTGCTTTAAAAATTAAACCAGTAAGAACTACAATAATAAACATGATTAAAAAGAAAATAAGATTGCTTAAAGGTGGTAAATTTTATATAGAAGGTGGATATAAGATTATAGCACCTTGCCCTGTCACATTCTGTAATATGCTAATGTTAGGACATAGGGGAGATAATGGACTAGCAGAAAAAGAATTTTACATACCTACTTGGGCTAGTGAAAAAGTTACAATATCTCGTAATCCTATTGCATGTTATCAAGAGATACAAAAAACAATTCTTACAGATAAGTTAGATAAATGGTGTAAAGATTATACTTCAGAAATAATTTTCTTCAATCAAAAAGACAATACTCATATGTTGATGTCAGGAGCTGATGAAGACGGAGATGGATGTTTAGTTTCTAAAAGTGACATATTATATAACGCAGTAATTACTTCAGAAAAAATATTTGTAAATTTATCAGACGGAATAGAAAATCCTAAGCATATATATAGTAGAAAACAACGTTGGGAGAATGAAGTGCTATCGAGTGGTAATCTTATAGGAAAAATAGCTAATAGTACAGTTATTATAAATAGTATTGCACAAACTAATTATTATTATAAAAATGATCATAAGTATTCCTATTTTAAACTTAGAGATATTTGGGGAGAAAATAAGTTAGGCAAAGAAAAATGGGAAGAATTAAATGAGATTTGGTCTAAGCATGACAGAAAAGCTAAAAAAGAAGAATGGATAAAACTACAAAAAGAATTCAGGGAAATAAAAAAAGAATTCAACAAAGCTTTAGAAAAAAGTTTAAAGAAAGGTACTTTAGTAGAACAAGTTAGTTTTGATTTAAATAAACAAAAAGAATTAATAACCGAAGGTTTCTTTGATAAATCTATAGCATCATATCAATGTATTCAACTATCTATGCAAGCAATAGATGCACCAAAAACATTGAGATTTCCTGGGGAAGAAGATTTGTCTTATATAGAAAAATGGGAGAATATAGATAAACCTTATTTTATGAAATTTAATAAAGATGATATTTATAAAGTTATGAATTATAATAGTTCTTTGGATAAATTTGCAAAATATGTAGGCAAGGAATTGAAATATGATATAGATAAAATTAATGATGATTTTACCGAAGAAGAAATAGAAGGATCTAAAGAAGACTTTTCTACTGATACAGTAATTAGTAAAAAAAGTAGTATTAAGAGCAATAAAACTTTATTATTTGAAGAAATAGATAAAGCTGTTGATATGACAGGACTAGGGAAATTAAATGGGAGATTAATGGAATTAATATCAAATTATAATAAAAAAAGTTCTAATGGAAAAAGTGGTAAAGATAATAAATTACAATGGAATTATTGTAATCCTTTCTTTATTAGAAATTTTTTAAATATATCTGAAGATTTTACTGATTTAGAGTGTTTAGATTTATTTAAGTTATATTCTATAAAAGAGTATAGAGAAGCTATAAAGAATATAGAATATAATGATATTTTAAGAATGTTAAAAATAGATAAAAGTATAATTAAAGTAAACTTCTTGTTTGATATTGCTTGGGACACAATAGATAAAGTGCTAACAGAAAATTATAAGACTAAAGCTTATGCTTATATAGAAGATATTAATGGAGAGATAGACTGGATGTTTAAGAAGTATTCTAAGATAGATACTAGATTTAAAGACAATAACTTAATAGATAAAGATAGAATAGCGGCAGAAAAAAGATTAGGTGGATTACATAAGATAGGCTTTAAGAAAACTGAAGAAGGATTTGAAAATAGTATAGAAACATATACAAGACTTATATTTACTAGAGAAGGATTTAAATTAGGAGAAAATAAATTAGGTGGATTCTATGAGATACCTGATTTAGAAGATGGACAAGAAGTAGAAGTAGTAGAGTACAAGCTTAATAAAAAAAGTGTACATATAGTTTATAAGTTAATATAA
- a CDS encoding helix-turn-helix domain-containing protein, whose amino-acid sequence MIGLEYLCSLNNISYSELAKRMNISRQTVTNWIAGRRNINEKYYEDLKDIFGIAPEWIVKEINNIDRIKIQDILLQTSLEESSKKSRSEIITKDVVNKSVRDYRIAKQELVENLIDYFEKVYINAYEEYEDDFDAALTAKSVVDIFSTILKVLDKKYIHRGTVQTIVYALEVANNPDIDEDNLNKKMKLFKAMIEAEEEITSCEMFALGANWE is encoded by the coding sequence ATGATAGGATTAGAATATTTATGTAGTTTAAACAATATTAGTTATTCTGAATTAGCTAAAAGAATGAATATAAGTAGGCAAACAGTTACAAATTGGATTGCTGGTAGAAGAAATATAAATGAAAAATATTATGAAGATCTAAAAGATATTTTTGGAATAGCTCCAGAATGGATTGTTAAAGAAATAAATAATATAGATAGGATTAAAATTCAAGATATATTATTACAAACAAGTTTAGAAGAATCTTCAAAAAAGTCAAGAAGTGAAATTATTACTAAAGATGTAGTAAATAAGTCTGTAAGAGATTATAGAATTGCAAAACAAGAGTTAGTGGAAAATCTAATTGATTATTTTGAAAAAGTATATATAAATGCATATGAAGAATATGAAGATGATTTTGATGCAGCATTAACAGCTAAAAGTGTAGTAGATATATTTAGCACAATTTTAAAAGTTTTAGATAAAAAATATATACATAGGGGTACAGTACAAACTATAGTTTATGCGTTGGAGGTTGCTAATAATCCAGATATTGATGAAGATAATCTAAATAAAAAAATGAAGCTATTTAAGGCTATGATTGAAGCAGAAGAAGAAATAACAAGTTGTGAAATGTTTGCATTAGGAGCAAATTGGGAGTAA
- a CDS encoding DEAD/DEAH box helicase, with product MVKLNLKWISDVIGENYKHWKDGDIVKIQAQTGTGKTRFIIGDKNNRGLVDNMNCFEKMIYICNRTELKRQVKLDLLRKYNKKIEYIDKEKKQVDTEWLDEQTVIENVTVATYHAISEGKLDNIYLNKDNSLDFYKYIVCDECHFFLTDSSYMNKTYLAFKELVEKSYNKSIRIFISATMEEVNNTINKYNENNNKKVLGRKKEIHEYTSNIDYSYLNVKYFKKLETDVYQLIKNDNTDDKWLIFVTSKEKGQALKEKLNDNNITADFIHSSKKSIEKENILNTGTFKTKVLITTKCLDNGVNIKDDKVKSLVILAYDKVTFIQELGRKRFNILNAPIINLYIPMLSVKSFNTLLHRQGKKFNDLDLYKDNIEAFKRKYNDNTNYPKDLFHLNKDMEYTVNLLGYARLFNDNTFCKDIRNKLYNDEFAYIKEQLSWLGLEDTFDKNNLIEDVVDIEEVEKLEDFLERIVGQRLYEEEQQKLSDLIVGELITIKTNKDYRTKKLRPSTMENIIRDDLNLSYAISKPKKEGKGINRGKRYIIVTKIN from the coding sequence ATGGTGAAATTAAACTTAAAATGGATAAGTGATGTAATAGGAGAGAATTATAAACATTGGAAAGATGGAGATATAGTAAAAATACAAGCTCAAACTGGTACTGGAAAGACAAGATTTATAATCGGCGATAAAAATAATCGTGGATTAGTAGATAATATGAATTGTTTTGAAAAGATGATCTACATATGTAATAGAACAGAATTAAAAAGACAAGTTAAATTAGACTTATTAAGAAAATATAATAAAAAAATAGAATATATAGACAAAGAAAAAAAACAAGTTGATACAGAATGGTTAGATGAGCAAACAGTTATAGAAAATGTAACAGTAGCTACTTATCATGCTATATCAGAAGGAAAACTAGATAATATATATCTTAATAAAGATAACTCATTAGATTTTTATAAATATATAGTTTGCGATGAATGTCACTTCTTTTTAACTGATAGCAGTTACATGAATAAGACTTATTTAGCTTTTAAAGAGCTTGTAGAAAAATCTTATAATAAATCTATAAGAATATTTATAAGTGCAACAATGGAAGAAGTTAATAATACAATAAATAAATACAATGAAAATAATAATAAAAAAGTGTTAGGTAGAAAAAAAGAAATACATGAATATACTTCTAATATAGATTATAGTTATCTAAATGTTAAATATTTTAAGAAATTAGAAACAGATGTATATCAGCTTATCAAAAATGATAATACAGATGATAAATGGCTTATATTTGTAACTTCTAAAGAAAAAGGACAAGCTCTAAAAGAAAAGTTAAATGATAACAATATAACAGCAGATTTTATACATTCTAGTAAGAAGTCTATAGAAAAAGAAAACATATTGAATACAGGTACTTTTAAAACAAAGGTATTAATAACTACAAAATGTCTAGATAATGGTGTAAATATAAAAGATGATAAAGTTAAAAGTTTAGTTATTCTGGCATATGATAAAGTTACTTTTATACAAGAGCTTGGAAGAAAGAGATTTAATATATTAAATGCACCAATTATAAATTTATATATTCCTATGTTAAGTGTTAAGAGTTTTAATACTTTATTACATAGACAAGGTAAAAAGTTTAATGATCTAGATTTATATAAAGATAATATAGAAGCTTTTAAAAGAAAATACAATGATAACACTAATTATCCTAAAGATCTATTTCACTTGAATAAAGATATGGAGTATACAGTAAATTTACTAGGATATGCAAGATTATTTAATGATAATACTTTCTGTAAAGATATAAGGAATAAACTATATAATGATGAATTTGCATATATTAAAGAGCAATTAAGCTGGTTAGGATTAGAAGATACATTTGATAAAAATAATTTAATAGAAGATGTAGTTGATATTGAAGAAGTTGAAAAATTAGAAGATTTTTTAGAAAGAATAGTTGGACAAAGATTATATGAAGAAGAACAACAAAAATTATCAGATTTAATTGTTGGAGAATTAATAACTATAAAAACAAATAAAGATTATAGAACTAAAAAATTAAGACCTTCTACAATGGAAAATATAATTAGAGATGATTTAAATTTAAGTTATGCAATAAGTAAACCTAAAAAAGAAGGTAAAGGCATTAATAGGGGTAAAAGATATATTATTGTTACAAAAATAAATTAA
- a CDS encoding LLM class flavin-dependent oxidoreductase, whose product MGIREDIKAYIISSGFTITRLAEELNKRNGSDYTVQNLSNKIRKEALKYSEVLQIADIIGYKIEWVKK is encoded by the coding sequence ATGGGAATAAGAGAAGACATCAAAGCTTATATAATATCCTCTGGGTTTACTATTACCAGATTAGCAGAAGAACTAAATAAACGTAATGGTAGTGATTATACTGTACAAAACCTAAGTAATAAAATACGTAAGGAAGCTTTAAAGTACAGTGAAGTATTACAAATAGCTGATATAATTGGTTATAAAATTGAATGGGTTAAAAAGTAA
- a CDS encoding terminase large subunit gives MLLLDKAIRYAKDVVDGKEITTKEVKQQCQIFLDDYYEKQYDESFEFCFDEDKLLVINNLLKLFNFATGFIKGNVLEGLVGFQALFLCAIFGWRYKNDRDKFRYRDVVLFIPRKNAKTFIIAIVIILLMLTEEEYSEFYSICLDRELATEVKKAMTQIINASPALTKYFNISKILSGKVTCKLTNSYYQARTAEADKNNAIRPCVVCVDEVGAFKDNSNIQAMRSGQLSVKNPLMLKITTAYANSDSIMLEELEYVKAVLEGTIENKKLFALLYYADREEAWRDNAIYKANPLRVEENYKEIMENRDIAKVKVSEQEEFLTKHLNIFLETNEINKYVDINAWKKCRVDKIDFSGKHIMVGVDLSVTTDLTAVSIMYKENNILYCHSKGFLPADSLAKRRERIDYKRYAELGYCDIHDGMTVNYTLVEEYIRSLEDKYNCTIDYIITDPMNAGEMMDRLKQDYNVIKLRQTYTNLSPATKEFRKKIYDGEVKYEKNELLDWCMSNAITTKGKSDDEMLAKENKNKQRIDMVAALIFCYTQLLKDNNNYNAIEQLLNMDW, from the coding sequence ATGTTACTATTAGATAAAGCTATAAGATATGCTAAAGATGTAGTAGATGGAAAAGAAATTACTACTAAAGAAGTTAAACAACAATGTCAAATATTTTTAGATGATTACTATGAAAAGCAATATGATGAGAGTTTTGAGTTTTGCTTTGATGAAGATAAATTACTTGTAATAAATAATTTATTAAAGTTATTTAATTTTGCTACAGGATTTATTAAAGGTAATGTATTAGAAGGTTTGGTTGGTTTCCAAGCCTTATTTTTATGTGCAATTTTTGGATGGAGATATAAAAATGATAGGGACAAATTTAGATATAGAGATGTAGTTCTATTTATTCCTCGAAAAAATGCTAAAACATTTATTATTGCTATAGTAATAATTCTTTTAATGTTAACGGAAGAAGAGTATAGCGAATTTTATTCTATTTGCTTAGATAGAGAGTTAGCTACAGAAGTCAAAAAAGCAATGACACAAATAATAAATGCTAGTCCAGCTTTAACTAAATATTTTAATATAAGTAAAATTTTAAGTGGGAAAGTAACTTGTAAATTAACCAACTCTTATTACCAGGCAAGAACAGCTGAAGCAGACAAGAACAACGCCATAAGACCTTGTGTAGTATGCGTTGATGAAGTAGGAGCATTTAAAGATAATAGCAATATACAAGCTATGAGAAGTGGACAATTAAGTGTTAAAAATCCGTTAATGCTTAAGATAACAACAGCTTATGCTAATAGTGACAGTATAATGTTGGAAGAGTTAGAGTATGTAAAGGCTGTTTTAGAAGGTACCATAGAAAATAAAAAATTATTTGCTTTACTTTATTATGCAGATAGAGAAGAAGCATGGAGAGATAATGCTATATATAAAGCTAATCCGCTGAGAGTTGAAGAAAACTACAAAGAAATAATGGAAAATAGGGATATAGCTAAAGTGAAAGTTAGTGAACAAGAAGAGTTTCTTACTAAACATTTAAATATTTTCTTAGAAACTAACGAGATTAATAAGTATGTAGATATAAATGCATGGAAGAAATGTAGAGTAGACAAAATAGATTTTAGTGGTAAACATATTATGGTTGGAGTAGATTTATCTGTAACTACTGACCTTACAGCAGTATCTATAATGTATAAAGAAAATAATATACTGTATTGTCATAGCAAAGGATTTTTACCAGCAGATAGCTTGGCTAAACGTAGAGAGAGAATAGATTATAAAAGATATGCAGAACTTGGATATTGCGATATTCATGACGGTATGACGGTAAATTATACTTTGGTAGAAGAATATATAAGAAGTTTAGAAGATAAATATAATTGCACTATAGACTATATTATAACAGATCCTATGAACGCTGGAGAAATGATGGATAGATTAAAACAAGATTATAATGTAATAAAGTTAAGACAGACATATACTAATTTAAGTCCGGCTACTAAAGAGTTTAGAAAAAAAATATATGATGGAGAAGTTAAATATGAAAAAAATGAACTTCTGGATTGGTGTATGAGTAATGCTATAACAACTAAGGGTAAAAGTGATGATGAAATGTTAGCTAAAGAAAATAAAAATAAACAAAGAATAGATATGGTTGCTGCATTGATATTTTGCTATACACAATTACTTAAAGATAACAATAATTATAATGCAATAGAACAACTTTTAAATATGGATTGGTAG
- a CDS encoding phage terminase small subunit P27 family, with translation MAKASKPVNLLNKHLTKEEIANRKEQEEKLKGRDNKVYRTPTTLSKEGKKVYKNLVGELRESNILNNLDIEILLTTVDSILRMQECKDIIDKTGVILTKEDGTLYRNPATTIYKDYNAIYNKCCMELGLSPSSRSKLSLINVNAKAKENDPLLAALGGGNK, from the coding sequence TTGGCTAAAGCATCTAAACCAGTAAATTTACTAAATAAACATTTAACTAAAGAAGAAATTGCAAATAGAAAAGAACAGGAAGAAAAGTTAAAAGGTAGAGATAATAAAGTTTATAGAACTCCTACCACCCTTTCTAAAGAAGGGAAAAAAGTTTATAAAAATTTAGTAGGAGAGCTAAGAGAAAGCAATATATTAAACAATTTAGATATAGAAATATTATTAACAACTGTAGATTCTATATTAAGAATGCAAGAATGTAAAGATATAATAGATAAAACTGGAGTTATTCTAACTAAGGAAGATGGTACATTATATAGAAATCCAGCCACGACTATTTATAAAGATTATAATGCTATATATAATAAATGCTGCATGGAGCTAGGATTAAGTCCTTCAAGTAGAAGTAAATTAAGCTTAATTAATGTTAATGCGAAAGCAAAAGAAAATGATCCTTTGCTTGCTGCGTTAGGTGGTGGCAACAAATAA